In the genome of Flavobacterium panacagri, one region contains:
- a CDS encoding carboxypeptidase-like regulatory domain-containing protein gives MKKLLLLLLITTASFSQKIYKGNVSEQGTPVPGVSVCVVNTSRCTFTDFDGNYSIEVKYGDKLRISYLGMKTQIITIGANMKLESDNNVAPIISDDYLENLKKPKDSIKATRSSGDYYFDLTDYLYNQTLMKINRDNSGVYNAKTYHEYSKAAFQVNQEFVYSMPMRLPKYQNQFAQGRSLNGDLTYQSPQTNEIFSWGPDVSTLQYSANPSEYYPQGDIINRNATSGNPLQLFNSNNFFQNTQDNKVSFSAQIESPKRNTFKIDFGYKTGNTVIPTSRNNEITTSLKYSRTLSYNSTMDAILSYNDFENNFSNSNFGINKVIFGNAVTPIHFDNHFASTLSNGLQRSYAANENNPYYLIENNLDQNKSKTISFNFNHIYSYDHYSNTLNTSFQSSEIKNRSGQGFYLAAINTPNFDKRSEGFRSFSVSDVLRRNFGYMKFIESKIDFRLQQRDLDRTFYSSFIVPSDIPNNGSIHDKIDVLQKRFEILYNINGAYYFSNALGSNEEFILKAGSNLNYSSTVNNNLLFNYSGAAEMKRLFNTSLNFTASHTFTQTEPSLQNNNLNFNSLQYQVSQFKQLRNNLELITPKNAIPTKENITNLTFSYRAAYYWNFYVEYYYKNVQDLYAPVSNLNSFTWSPDVNYKQNGLEFEIEKQTERSRDFNYGFNLNFTYYKNKVTSLNNNQTRIPFAGFADVNKNYIVGQPLGVLVGSGYLRDQNQNVIVDNDGFPMVDSQQKILGDPNPDFVVGFFNSFRYKDFSLNLSFDWSKGGEIWNGTEQTLNYYGKSQLTGNQRAVTNYVFNGVTPSGDVNTKTVSFYDSNLPVEQNRWVRYGTSGVAEDAVQDASYFRLNSINLAYTSDYGIFRNKLMFTISVFMNNVFVVAKSKTAFSNNAMFGSIDTSGLEYFNSPMMKSFGSSLTIKF, from the coding sequence ATGAAAAAACTATTACTCTTACTTCTTATAACCACAGCCAGTTTTTCGCAAAAAATCTATAAAGGTAATGTAAGTGAACAAGGAACTCCCGTTCCAGGCGTATCTGTATGTGTAGTAAATACTTCGAGATGTACATTTACAGATTTTGATGGAAATTATTCTATAGAAGTGAAATATGGTGATAAACTCCGTATTAGCTATCTTGGAATGAAAACACAAATTATAACAATTGGGGCTAATATGAAGTTGGAAAGTGATAATAATGTTGCGCCAATAATAAGTGATGATTATTTAGAGAATTTAAAAAAGCCAAAAGATTCTATAAAAGCAACTCGATCTTCGGGCGATTATTATTTTGATCTTACTGATTACCTCTACAATCAGACTTTAATGAAAATCAATCGTGATAATTCGGGGGTTTATAATGCTAAAACATATCATGAATATTCGAAAGCAGCATTTCAGGTCAATCAGGAGTTTGTTTATTCCATGCCAATGCGTCTTCCAAAATATCAGAATCAATTTGCACAAGGCAGAAGCTTAAATGGCGATTTGACTTACCAATCACCTCAAACCAATGAAATTTTCAGCTGGGGTCCAGATGTCAGCACTTTACAATATTCTGCCAATCCTTCCGAGTATTATCCGCAGGGTGATATTATCAATAGAAATGCTACAAGCGGAAATCCATTACAGCTTTTTAATTCAAATAACTTTTTTCAGAATACGCAGGACAATAAAGTATCTTTTAGCGCACAAATTGAAAGTCCAAAGAGAAATACTTTTAAGATTGATTTTGGATATAAGACTGGAAATACTGTAATTCCGACGAGTCGTAATAATGAAATTACTACTTCTTTAAAGTATTCCAGAACGCTTTCTTACAATAGTACAATGGATGCGATTTTGTCATATAATGATTTTGAAAACAATTTCTCCAATTCAAATTTTGGAATAAATAAAGTCATTTTTGGGAATGCTGTTACTCCAATTCATTTTGATAATCATTTTGCTTCAACCTTATCAAATGGATTACAGAGAAGTTATGCTGCAAACGAGAACAATCCGTATTATTTGATAGAGAATAATTTAGATCAAAATAAAAGTAAAACAATTTCCTTCAATTTTAATCATATTTATTCCTATGATCATTATTCGAATACACTTAACACTAGCTTTCAATCGTCAGAAATTAAAAATAGAAGCGGTCAGGGATTTTATCTTGCGGCAATTAATACACCAAATTTTGACAAGAGATCTGAGGGATTTAGAAGCTTTTCTGTTTCGGATGTTCTTAGACGCAATTTTGGATATATGAAATTTATAGAATCTAAAATCGATTTTAGATTACAGCAAAGAGATTTAGATCGTACTTTTTACTCTAGTTTTATAGTACCATCGGATATTCCTAATAATGGATCAATTCATGATAAAATCGATGTTTTGCAAAAAAGATTTGAAATTTTGTACAACATAAATGGTGCATATTATTTTAGTAATGCTTTAGGATCGAATGAAGAGTTTATACTGAAAGCAGGTTCAAATTTAAATTATTCCTCTACTGTAAATAATAATCTTTTGTTCAACTATTCAGGTGCTGCCGAAATGAAAAGATTGTTTAATACTTCTTTGAATTTTACAGCGAGTCACACTTTCACACAGACAGAACCATCACTACAAAACAATAATCTGAATTTTAATTCTTTACAATATCAAGTAAGCCAATTTAAGCAGCTGAGAAATAATTTGGAGCTCATAACACCAAAGAATGCAATTCCAACAAAAGAGAATATTACAAATTTAACATTTTCATATAGAGCTGCTTATTACTGGAATTTTTATGTAGAATATTATTATAAAAATGTTCAAGATTTGTATGCGCCAGTTTCTAATCTTAATTCTTTTACTTGGTCTCCAGATGTAAATTACAAACAAAATGGACTTGAATTTGAAATTGAGAAACAGACAGAACGAAGCAGAGATTTTAATTATGGTTTCAATTTGAATTTTACGTATTACAAAAACAAAGTAACAAGCTTAAATAACAATCAAACCAGAATCCCATTTGCAGGTTTTGCAGATGTCAATAAAAACTATATTGTAGGACAGCCACTTGGAGTTCTTGTTGGAAGTGGGTATTTAAGAGATCAAAATCAAAATGTAATTGTTGATAATGATGGTTTTCCGATGGTAGATTCGCAGCAAAAGATTTTAGGAGACCCGAATCCAGATTTTGTGGTTGGCTTTTTTAATTCGTTTCGTTACAAAGATTTTAGTCTGAATCTTTCGTTCGACTGGAGTAAAGGCGGAGAAATCTGGAACGGAACGGAACAGACTTTAAATTATTACGGAAAATCGCAATTAACAGGAAATCAAAGAGCTGTTACAAATTATGTTTTTAATGGAGTTACACCATCTGGCGATGTAAATACCAAAACAGTTTCATTTTACGACAGCAATCTTCCCGTGGAACAAAACCGCTGGGTGCGATATGGTACTTCTGGTGTAGCCGAAGATGCTGTTCAAGATGCCAGTTATTTTAGGCTCAATTCCATCAATTTAGCGTATACAAGTGATTATGGCATTTTTAGAAATAAACTAATGTTTACCATTTCTGTTTTTATGAATAATGTTTTTGTTGTTGCCAAAAGTAAAACGGCATTTAGTAACAATGCGATGTTTGGTTCTATAGATACTAGCGGTTTAGAATATTTCAACTCGCCAATGATGAAAAGTTTCGGTTCTTCTTTAACTATAAAATTTTAA